In Onthophagus taurus isolate NC chromosome 6, IU_Otau_3.0, whole genome shotgun sequence, a genomic segment contains:
- the LOC111414286 gene encoding uncharacterized protein isoform X1: MMKFIITSILLFYAILKDLIWTPITLERIDTCWGYKILINFVFVTLSIICLVLYQLCISPFILFKFFVHIHLKATHGSLYGGMLDGHSAIFEAYDHKKMGIVTMMIVFIHGRYHDFYKLLKLTIDRMCIENQKLSSKVCVCWGYQYYLDEHFTSKDILRDMSVSGCKYITRNKLMDYLESYNIVSDNLWEIVIFKQPIAWDFKVAHRSFGIMLRVNHCLVDGYHLIGLLQKYLFDYKYTPIRCISCGCKNTKLNLDEAYILDNPIKFLASPNIVLRTWPRQFVTTYIEGSVKYVPIIKQIKRYTHVTFSIILIAGIYSAIADFMKEKCCGWDRIDIFHNVRANLSETEEILKGNYKCELKNCYTTLSVVLALKKKHSSFLNIVKYVNQEYRYSRESMGEQLVEFLAHYVWNYLPIPLIKKPYEYDCFTRNIVHFSNMLEIKEESMFGNTIVDVFSFMPLFCSKGMILSILTYNGLLKMTLAAREGIISSRSELKSIMKGTINFIDNLAKELMIIDEKK; this comes from the exons ATGATGAAATTTATTATCACTTCAATTCTATTATTTTACGCAATTCTAAag GATTTAATTTGGACACCGATTACTTTGGAAAGAATCGATACTTGTTGGggttacaaaattttaattaacttcgTTTTCGTGACTTTATCCATTATTTGTTTAGTTTTATATCAATTGTGTATAAGtccttttattttgtttaaatttttcgttCACATTCATTTAAAAGCGACTCATGGGTCGTTATACGGCGGGATGCTCGATGGGCATTCCGCGATTTTCGAAGCTTACGATCATAAAAAAATGGGGATCGTTACGATGATGATTGTTTTTATTCACGGGAGATATCACGATTTTTATAAGCTTCTTAAATTAACTATTGACCGGATGTGTATTGAGAACCAAAAATTATCGAGTAAAGTGTGCGTTTGTTGGGgttatcaatattatttggACGAACATTTTACTTCTAAAGATATATTACGCGATATGAGCGTGAGTGGATGCAAATATATCACCAGAAATAAATTGATGGATTATTTAGAAAGTTATAATATAGTTTCTGATAATTTATGGGAGATTGTGATTTTTAAGCAACCCATTGCATGGGATTTTAAAGTTGCTCATCGATCCTTCGGGATAATGTTGAGAGTTAATCATTGCTTAGTGGACGGTTATCATTTAATCGGATTGTTACAAAAGTATTTGTTCGATTATAAATATACTCCGATTCGATGTATTTCGTGTGGGTGTAAAAACACTAAATTAAATCTTGATGAAGCTTACATTCTTGATAACCCAATAAAATTCTTAGCGTCGCCAAACATCGTTTTGAGAACGTGGCCCCGCCAATTTGTAACCACTTACATTGAAGGGTCGGTTAAATATGTAcctattataaaacaaatcaaaagatACACTCACGTGACGTTCTCGATCATATTAATAGCGGGGATTTATTCCGCCATTGCCGAttttatgaaagaaaaatgttgtggCTGGGATAGGATTGATATCTTCCATAACGTTCGCGCAAATCTTTCGGAAACcgaagaaattttgaaaggAAATTACAAAtgcgaattaaaaaattgctaTACAACACTTTCCGTTGTTTTAgcgttaaagaaaaaacattcATCGTTCTTGAATATCGTTAAATATGTTAATCAAGAATATAGATATAGTAGAGAATCAATGGGGGAACAA tTAGTGGAATTTTTAGCTCATTATGTATGGAACTATTTACCTATTCCGTTGATTAAGAAACCATATGAATACGATTGTTTTACAAGGAACATagtacatttttcaaatatgcTTGAAATTAAAGAGGAGAGCATGTTTGGAAATACAATTGTTgatgtttttagttttatgccattattttgtagtaaag GAATGATTTTATCAATACTCACCTACAATGGTCTATTAAAAATGACGTTGGCTGCAAGAGAAGGTATAATATCAAGTAGATCAGAGCTAAAATCAATTATGAAAGGAACAATtaatttcatcgataatttggCAAAAGAATTGATGATAATCGACGAAAagaaatga
- the LOC111414286 gene encoding uncharacterized protein isoform X2 gives MMKFIITSILLFYAILKDLIWTPITLERIDTCWGYKILINFVFVTLSIICLVLYQLCISPFILFKFFVHIHLKATHGSLYGGMLDGHSAIFEAYDHKKMGIVTMMIVFIHGRYHDFYKLLKLTIDRMCIENQKLSSKVCVCWGYQYYLDEHFTSKDILRDMSVSGCKYITRNKLMDYLESYNIVSDNLWEIVIFKQPIAWDFKVAHRSFGIMLRVNHCLVDGYHLIGLLQKYLFDYKYTPIRCISCGCKNTKLNLDEAYILDNPIKFLASPNIVLRTWPRQFVTTYIEGSVKYVPIIKQIKRYTHVTFSIILIAGIYSAIADFMKEKCCGWDRIDIFHNVRANLSETEEILKGNYKCELKNCYTTLSVVLALKKKHSSFLNIVKYVNQEYRYSRESMGEQLVEFLAHYVWNYLPIPLIKKPYEYDCFTRNIVHFSNMLEIKEESMFGNTIVDVFSFMPLFCSKDPEIKRTLTPQTLWSSSAPSTHRYKNLKNI, from the exons ATGATGAAATTTATTATCACTTCAATTCTATTATTTTACGCAATTCTAAag GATTTAATTTGGACACCGATTACTTTGGAAAGAATCGATACTTGTTGGggttacaaaattttaattaacttcgTTTTCGTGACTTTATCCATTATTTGTTTAGTTTTATATCAATTGTGTATAAGtccttttattttgtttaaatttttcgttCACATTCATTTAAAAGCGACTCATGGGTCGTTATACGGCGGGATGCTCGATGGGCATTCCGCGATTTTCGAAGCTTACGATCATAAAAAAATGGGGATCGTTACGATGATGATTGTTTTTATTCACGGGAGATATCACGATTTTTATAAGCTTCTTAAATTAACTATTGACCGGATGTGTATTGAGAACCAAAAATTATCGAGTAAAGTGTGCGTTTGTTGGGgttatcaatattatttggACGAACATTTTACTTCTAAAGATATATTACGCGATATGAGCGTGAGTGGATGCAAATATATCACCAGAAATAAATTGATGGATTATTTAGAAAGTTATAATATAGTTTCTGATAATTTATGGGAGATTGTGATTTTTAAGCAACCCATTGCATGGGATTTTAAAGTTGCTCATCGATCCTTCGGGATAATGTTGAGAGTTAATCATTGCTTAGTGGACGGTTATCATTTAATCGGATTGTTACAAAAGTATTTGTTCGATTATAAATATACTCCGATTCGATGTATTTCGTGTGGGTGTAAAAACACTAAATTAAATCTTGATGAAGCTTACATTCTTGATAACCCAATAAAATTCTTAGCGTCGCCAAACATCGTTTTGAGAACGTGGCCCCGCCAATTTGTAACCACTTACATTGAAGGGTCGGTTAAATATGTAcctattataaaacaaatcaaaagatACACTCACGTGACGTTCTCGATCATATTAATAGCGGGGATTTATTCCGCCATTGCCGAttttatgaaagaaaaatgttgtggCTGGGATAGGATTGATATCTTCCATAACGTTCGCGCAAATCTTTCGGAAACcgaagaaattttgaaaggAAATTACAAAtgcgaattaaaaaattgctaTACAACACTTTCCGTTGTTTTAgcgttaaagaaaaaacattcATCGTTCTTGAATATCGTTAAATATGTTAATCAAGAATATAGATATAGTAGAGAATCAATGGGGGAACAA tTAGTGGAATTTTTAGCTCATTATGTATGGAACTATTTACCTATTCCGTTGATTAAGAAACCATATGAATACGATTGTTTTACAAGGAACATagtacatttttcaaatatgcTTGAAATTAAAGAGGAGAGCATGTTTGGAAATACAATTGTTgatgtttttagttttatgccattattttgtagtaaag ACCCTGAGATCAAGAGAACCCTAACCCCTCAAACTTTATGGTCATCGTCAGCACCTTCAACTCACCGCTacaaaaacttgaaaaatatCTAG